One window from the genome of Vagococcus entomophilus encodes:
- the rsgA gene encoding ribosome small subunit-dependent GTPase A: MTTGQIRKALSGFYYVYFEGETYQTRARGNFRNRKITPLVGDQVIFESQNSTDGYLLEILPRTNELVRPPVANVDQGIVVMSAIEPKFSKNLLDRFLVTLEYEQIQPIIYVSKVDKLDETAYQEIVTIKKSYEKIGYPVIVPDFQTAEQDLTEIIRYFPNRLSVFMGQSGAGKSTLLNKIAPELNLETAMISKHLGRGKHTTRHVELLPLYDGLVADTPGFSSIDFLEMTATELPKQFPEFVAAAPACKFRECSHRHEPHCEVQRQVEQGEITKSRYDNYLLFLEEIEQRKPIYRKK; the protein is encoded by the coding sequence GTGACTACTGGACAGATTAGAAAAGCTTTAAGTGGGTTTTATTATGTTTATTTTGAGGGAGAAACCTACCAAACAAGAGCGAGAGGAAACTTTCGTAATCGAAAAATTACCCCTTTGGTGGGGGATCAAGTGATTTTTGAAAGTCAAAATAGTACGGATGGTTACTTACTTGAAATTTTACCTCGAACGAATGAGCTGGTCCGCCCACCTGTGGCAAATGTGGATCAGGGAATTGTCGTGATGAGTGCGATAGAACCAAAATTTTCAAAAAATTTATTAGATCGCTTTTTAGTCACCTTAGAATATGAGCAAATTCAACCCATTATCTATGTGTCGAAAGTAGACAAGCTAGACGAGACTGCTTATCAAGAGATTGTAACAATTAAAAAAAGTTACGAAAAAATAGGGTATCCTGTCATTGTGCCAGATTTTCAGACAGCAGAACAAGACCTTACGGAAATCATCCGTTATTTTCCTAATCGTTTGAGTGTGTTTATGGGACAATCTGGTGCAGGAAAATCGACTTTGTTAAATAAGATTGCCCCTGAGTTAAATCTTGAAACAGCGATGATTTCCAAACATTTAGGACGTGGGAAACATACGACTCGCCACGTTGAATTGTTACCACTCTATGACGGGTTAGTAGCAGATACTCCAGGGTTTAGCTCAATTGATTTTTTAGAGATGACAGCAACCGAACTGCCTAAGCAGTTTCCAGAGTTTGTCGCAGCTGCACCAGCGTGTAAATTTAGAGAGTGTTCTCATCGGCATGAACCGCACTGCGAAGTGCAACGCCAAGTGGAACAAGGAGAAATTACTAAAAGCCGATACGATAACTATTTGTTGTTTTTAGAAGAAATTGAGCAGAGAAAACCAATCTATAGAAAAAAATAA
- the rsmB gene encoding 16S rRNA (cytosine(967)-C(5))-methyltransferase RsmB — translation MAKKIKASMKRNPRFSALMILVQIETNQAYSNLLVHREMEKMSVSGKDKGLLTEIVYGTISRKLYLDFCLAPFIAKAKKVDTWVKTLLELSVYQLLFLDRVPDHAVLNDAVEIAKARGNEGIGKFVNGVLRNIQRKGVPSTETVADPLERLVLEISMPRWLVETLLEQLSMEEVKQLGLSLFTPSRVSARVNPKYISLDSAVAELLEEGIEVNRSSVSPYGVIGEKGFLAGSQLFEFGYLTIQDESSMLVAPAMQLEPQHQVLDACAAPGGKTTHIATYLDPSKGGKVTSLDIHEKKLTLIKENAERLHVEDVVETQLLDARKVNETFADETFDRILVDAPCSGLGLLRRKPDIKYSKAKKDLAALQKIQSEILESVASKLKVSGILTYSTCTITMEENDEVVELFLKNHPEYEKIEVLGSETVPLSVENQTVKIFPQQYNTDGFFICCLKRNAK, via the coding sequence ATGGCAAAAAAAATTAAAGCATCAATGAAAAGAAATCCTCGATTTTCAGCACTCATGATTTTAGTGCAAATTGAAACCAATCAAGCGTATTCAAACTTGCTGGTTCACCGAGAAATGGAAAAAATGAGTGTCAGCGGTAAAGACAAAGGCTTACTTACAGAGATTGTCTATGGAACAATTAGTCGAAAACTATACTTAGACTTTTGCTTAGCTCCTTTTATCGCAAAAGCTAAAAAAGTAGATACCTGGGTGAAGACGTTATTAGAGTTGTCCGTATACCAACTGCTTTTCCTGGACCGAGTGCCCGATCATGCTGTTTTAAATGACGCTGTAGAAATTGCTAAGGCGAGAGGAAATGAAGGAATCGGTAAGTTTGTCAACGGAGTGCTTCGAAATATTCAAAGAAAAGGTGTTCCTTCAACTGAGACAGTTGCTGATCCACTCGAACGCTTGGTTCTTGAAATTAGCATGCCAAGATGGTTAGTCGAAACATTATTAGAGCAGCTTTCCATGGAAGAAGTCAAACAGTTGGGACTTTCTTTATTTACACCGAGTCGTGTTAGTGCTAGAGTAAATCCTAAATATATATCCTTAGACTCAGCAGTAGCAGAACTATTAGAAGAAGGAATAGAAGTGAACAGAAGTAGTGTTTCGCCTTATGGAGTCATTGGGGAAAAAGGCTTTTTGGCTGGAAGTCAGTTGTTTGAGTTTGGGTATTTAACCATTCAAGATGAAAGCTCAATGCTTGTTGCCCCTGCAATGCAGTTAGAACCTCAGCATCAAGTGCTAGACGCCTGTGCAGCACCAGGAGGGAAAACCACACATATTGCGACTTATCTAGATCCTTCAAAAGGTGGAAAAGTCACTTCTTTAGACATTCATGAAAAAAAATTAACGTTAATCAAAGAAAATGCGGAACGGTTACATGTGGAGGACGTTGTGGAGACACAATTACTTGATGCGCGTAAAGTCAACGAAACTTTTGCAGATGAGACTTTTGATCGTATCTTGGTAGATGCTCCTTGTTCAGGATTAGGTTTGCTGAGAAGAAAACCTGATATTAAATATAGCAAAGCGAAAAAAGACTTGGCTGCTTTACAAAAAATCCAAAGCGAAATTCTTGAAAGTGTTGCATCGAAGCTTAAAGTTTCAGGGATTTTAACCTATAGTACTTGTACCATTACGATGGAAGAAAATGATGAAGTTGTCGAACTTTTCTTGAAAAATCATCCAGAATATGAAAAAATAGAAGTTCTAGGGAGCGAAACGGTTCCTTTGTCAGTGGAAAATCAGACAGTTAAGATTTTTCCTCAGCAATATAATACAGATGGATTCTTTATTTGTTGTTTAAAACGCAACGCAAAATAG
- the rpmB gene encoding 50S ribosomal protein L28 encodes MAKECYITGRKSKSGNSRSHAMNASKRSWKANLQKVRILVDGKPKKVWVSTRALKSGKIERA; translated from the coding sequence ATGGCAAAAGAATGTTATATTACTGGTCGTAAATCAAAAAGCGGTAATTCACGCTCTCACGCAATGAACGCATCAAAACGTTCTTGGAAAGCTAATCTACAAAAAGTTCGTATCTTAGTAGATGGTAAACCAAAGAAAGTGTGGGTTTCAACTCGTGCTTTGAAATCAGGTAAAATTGAGCGTGCGTAA
- a CDS encoding Stp1/IreP family PP2C-type Ser/Thr phosphatase: MQIKFLTDVGKKRKNNQDAVGVFANQHQIPFAVIADGMGGHQAGDVASAMTVSDLGKAWEKNTLDSREEIVQWLLKIIQSENEKIFHRGEEEEKLAGMGTTIVAAVFIEETLILAHVGDSRCYLLRNSVLKQITEDHSLVNELVKTGEITQDMAVHHPRKNVLVRSLGLPTIVEIDVLELELLVHDQILLCTDGLTNMLDDQRIKTIILEKIDIKERLEQLVNEANEAGGKDNITVLLAENEMQAEEGTHG; encoded by the coding sequence ATGCAGATTAAATTTCTTACAGATGTTGGAAAAAAAAGAAAAAATAATCAAGATGCTGTAGGTGTATTTGCGAACCAACACCAAATTCCTTTTGCTGTTATAGCAGATGGAATGGGGGGGCACCAGGCGGGAGATGTTGCCAGTGCCATGACTGTAAGTGACTTGGGGAAAGCTTGGGAAAAAAATACTTTGGATAGTCGTGAAGAGATTGTCCAATGGTTACTCAAAATAATTCAATCAGAGAATGAAAAAATTTTTCACAGAGGTGAAGAAGAGGAAAAACTAGCAGGAATGGGAACAACTATTGTTGCAGCAGTATTTATAGAGGAAACACTGATTCTAGCTCATGTTGGAGATAGTCGGTGCTATTTACTTCGGAATTCTGTGTTGAAGCAAATAACCGAGGATCATTCTCTAGTCAATGAGCTTGTCAAAACTGGAGAAATAACGCAAGATATGGCAGTACATCATCCTAGAAAAAATGTATTAGTCCGCTCACTAGGTTTGCCAACCATTGTCGAGATTGATGTTTTGGAGCTTGAGCTACTAGTGCATGATCAAATCTTACTGTGTACAGATGGACTAACGAATATGTTGGATGATCAAAGGATAAAAACCATTATTCTAGAAAAAATAGACATAAAAGAACGCTTGGAACAGTTAGTCAATGAAGCAAATGAAGCTGGTGGAAAGGACAATATTACGGTCTTATTAGCGGAAAATGAAATGCAAGCGGAGGAGGGAACCCATGGTTGA
- the rpe gene encoding ribulose-phosphate 3-epimerase: MKLAPSILSADFAYLARDIQIVEDAGVSYLHIDVMDGHFVPNITFGPSVVAAIRPITKLVLDVHLMIEKPENYVEDFAQAGADIITVHAESTKHLHRVIQMIQACGVKAGVVINPATPIQSIQQVLSMVDLVLIMTVNPGFGGQRFLPEMLEKIRDCKRLRDEQGYQYEIEVDGGIIPETASLCKNAGADVFVAGSYIYNSDVPAKQIQALNEALR; encoded by the coding sequence ATGAAATTAGCTCCGTCGATTTTAAGTGCAGATTTTGCATATTTAGCTCGAGATATTCAAATTGTGGAGGATGCTGGAGTAAGCTATTTGCACATTGACGTTATGGATGGACATTTTGTTCCAAATATCACATTTGGACCAAGTGTTGTAGCAGCCATTCGTCCGATAACCAAATTGGTTTTAGATGTTCACTTGATGATTGAAAAACCTGAAAACTATGTTGAAGACTTTGCTCAAGCGGGAGCTGATATTATTACAGTTCACGCAGAAAGTACAAAACACTTACACAGGGTCATTCAGATGATTCAAGCATGTGGTGTGAAAGCTGGGGTCGTCATCAACCCAGCTACGCCAATTCAATCCATCCAACAGGTGCTCTCAATGGTTGATTTGGTTCTGATTATGACGGTTAATCCCGGATTCGGTGGACAACGTTTCTTGCCAGAAATGTTAGAAAAGATTCGTGATTGTAAACGTTTAAGAGATGAACAAGGATATCAATATGAGATTGAAGTCGATGGTGGGATTATTCCGGAAACGGCTAGTTTATGCAAAAATGCGGGTGCGGATGTGTTTGTTGCGGGTTCTTATATCTATAACAGTGATGTACCAGCAAAGCAAATACAAGCGCTAAATGAGGCATTAAGATGA
- a CDS encoding Asp23/Gls24 family envelope stress response protein encodes MAVKIKTKAGTIEISNDVIATVVGGATTDIYGIVGMASKNQIRDNLNELLRKENYAKGVVVRQEENGVAIDVYTVVSYGTKISEVCRNVQEKVKYNLETLLGVTANSVNVFVQGVRVLPD; translated from the coding sequence ATGGCTGTAAAAATCAAAACAAAAGCCGGTACGATTGAAATTTCTAATGATGTAATCGCGACAGTTGTTGGAGGTGCCACAACAGATATTTATGGTATCGTAGGCATGGCAAGCAAAAACCAAATTAGAGATAATTTAAATGAATTATTACGTAAAGAAAATTACGCCAAAGGTGTGGTTGTACGCCAAGAAGAAAATGGTGTTGCAATTGATGTGTATACAGTAGTAAGTTATGGGACAAAAATTTCTGAAGTGTGTCGCAACGTTCAAGAAAAAGTCAAATATAATCTTGAGACTTTGCTCGGTGTCACTGCAAATTCTGTTAATGTATTTGTTCAAGGGGTTCGTGTATTACCAGATTAA
- the pknB gene encoding Stk1 family PASTA domain-containing Ser/Thr kinase, translating to MVEIGRKLSGRYKILGNIGSGGMANVYLAHDLILDRDVAVKVLRFDFQSDQGAIRRFQREALAATELVHPNIVAVYDVGEEEGMQYLVMEYVKGTDLKKYIAAHSPLSNERIVSIMEQVLSAISLAHSHRIIHRDLKPQNILVDEDNTVKITDFGIAIALSETSITQTNTLLGSVHYLSPEQARGSMATRQSDIYALGIILYELITGKVPFEGESAVSIALKHFQSEVPSVRDFRPTIPQPLENVVLHATAKEASDRYVSADEMLSDISTCLAPERAGEPIFEPSSMLDETKVIPALSDEELATGGDEPAVEVSEAAKEQPEENNNKKKKSKRKIWLIVAAVLAILVGTGTFFAMTAPKTVTIPSVVNLTQEEATEKLEEKGLKVSTKTEKVSSDKVEKDNVVQTDPAKGTPVKEGATITLYISTGAKKVNMPDVKDQTYQEAVNTLTESGIKKTNIRKVEKYSDTVESGNVIKQTPASNKSIAADETIVELTVSKGAKTVSLRSLMYMTKAEVQDYFDQEGLILIDQYTYSDTIAQGSVIAQDPVARTQVKKGDSITVVFSSGPEPKPSTTETSQSTTESTTSPSTTTTSATTTSSTANSSETTTTSTGPH from the coding sequence ATGGTTGAAATTGGAAGAAAACTTAGTGGACGTTATAAAATACTTGGAAACATCGGTAGCGGTGGTATGGCAAATGTCTATTTAGCGCACGACTTAATTTTAGATCGCGATGTGGCGGTGAAAGTTCTTCGCTTTGATTTTCAAAGCGATCAAGGAGCAATCAGACGTTTCCAACGGGAGGCGCTTGCAGCGACAGAGCTTGTACATCCTAATATTGTAGCTGTATATGATGTTGGAGAAGAAGAGGGTATGCAGTATTTGGTGATGGAATACGTCAAAGGAACCGATTTAAAAAAATATATTGCCGCCCACTCGCCACTTTCTAATGAAAGAATCGTTTCAATTATGGAACAAGTATTGTCGGCAATTTCATTAGCGCACAGCCATCGGATTATTCATCGGGATTTAAAACCACAAAATATTTTGGTTGATGAAGACAATACCGTGAAAATTACTGATTTCGGTATTGCTATTGCCCTTTCTGAGACGTCCATTACACAAACCAATACGTTGCTAGGTTCTGTTCATTATTTATCCCCAGAACAAGCACGTGGAAGTATGGCAACAAGACAATCAGATATTTATGCATTGGGGATTATTTTGTACGAATTAATTACCGGAAAAGTTCCGTTTGAAGGCGAGTCGGCTGTTTCGATTGCTTTAAAGCATTTTCAAAGTGAAGTGCCTTCTGTTAGGGATTTTAGACCCACTATTCCACAACCACTAGAAAATGTTGTATTACATGCGACTGCTAAAGAAGCAAGTGATCGATATGTTTCTGCGGATGAGATGTTATCGGACATTAGTACTTGTTTAGCACCAGAAAGAGCTGGGGAGCCGATTTTTGAGCCAAGTTCTATGTTAGATGAAACAAAAGTTATCCCCGCTCTTTCGGATGAAGAGCTTGCAACAGGCGGTGATGAGCCAGCAGTAGAAGTATCAGAAGCTGCTAAAGAGCAACCAGAAGAAAACAACAACAAAAAAAAGAAAAGTAAACGAAAGATCTGGCTGATTGTCGCGGCGGTATTAGCAATTTTGGTTGGTACAGGTACTTTTTTTGCAATGACGGCGCCTAAGACAGTGACGATACCAAGTGTAGTCAATTTAACGCAAGAAGAAGCGACAGAAAAGCTGGAAGAAAAAGGTTTGAAAGTCTCGACCAAAACGGAAAAAGTTTCGAGTGATAAAGTTGAAAAAGATAACGTTGTTCAAACAGATCCTGCTAAAGGGACTCCTGTTAAAGAAGGGGCTACAATCACGCTTTATATTAGTACGGGTGCAAAGAAAGTCAATATGCCAGATGTAAAAGATCAAACTTACCAAGAAGCGGTAAATACGTTGACGGAAAGTGGTATTAAAAAGACAAATATTCGTAAAGTTGAAAAGTACAGTGATACAGTTGAAAGTGGAAATGTGATCAAACAAACACCCGCAAGTAATAAAAGTATTGCTGCTGATGAAACAATCGTGGAACTTACGGTCAGCAAGGGAGCAAAAACAGTTAGTCTTAGAAGTTTGATGTATATGACAAAAGCAGAGGTTCAAGACTACTTTGATCAAGAGGGGTTGATCTTAATTGACCAATACACTTACTCGGATACGATTGCTCAAGGAAGTGTGATTGCTCAAGATCCAGTTGCAAGAACCCAGGTGAAAAAAGGTGATTCGATTACAGTAGTTTTCTCAAGTGGGCCAGAACCTAAACCCTCTACAACTGAAACGAGTCAAAGTACAACAGAGAGTACCACAAGTCCGAGTACAACGACGACCTCTGCTACAACGACCTCAAGTACAGCCAACTCTTCTGAGACAACAACGACATCCACCGGACCTCACTAA
- a CDS encoding thiamine diphosphokinase, whose amino-acid sequence MKEQARRVIVVAGGPTDLWPKNALELIKSSETVTIGVDRGALHLIEQGIVPAIAIGDFDSLSETELKRVESCVENIHYSIPEKDDTDMQLGVLAAMEFYPQAEMILLGATGGRMDHFLSNLWLALEPRFQKVLAQISLLDCQNTIRYFSPGTYTIKKEGDKKYLAFVCFAPVNGLTLYDAKYTLKQTDVTRPISYSSNEFVGDSTTFSFSSGCVAVIQSKD is encoded by the coding sequence ATGAAGGAGCAAGCAAGACGAGTGATTGTAGTTGCGGGTGGACCGACTGATTTGTGGCCAAAGAATGCATTGGAGCTGATTAAGTCTAGTGAGACAGTGACTATAGGGGTTGACCGAGGAGCGCTTCATCTAATAGAACAAGGAATCGTTCCTGCAATCGCGATTGGAGATTTTGACTCTTTATCAGAAACTGAATTAAAGCGAGTGGAGTCTTGTGTGGAGAATATTCACTATTCAATACCAGAAAAGGATGACACAGATATGCAACTGGGAGTATTGGCTGCAATGGAGTTTTATCCACAAGCAGAAATGATTTTACTTGGGGCGACTGGCGGGCGTATGGATCATTTTTTATCCAACTTGTGGCTTGCTTTGGAACCACGATTTCAAAAAGTACTAGCGCAAATTTCTTTGCTTGATTGTCAAAATACCATTCGCTATTTTTCACCGGGAACCTATACAATTAAAAAAGAGGGCGATAAAAAATATCTTGCGTTTGTGTGCTTTGCACCCGTAAATGGCTTAACCTTGTATGATGCAAAATATACACTGAAGCAAACGGATGTGACACGACCAATTTCTTATTCGAGCAACGAATTTGTTGGAGATAGTACCACGTTTTCTTTTTCATCGGGCTGTGTCGCGGTGATTCAAAGCAAAGATTGA